One Carya illinoinensis cultivar Pawnee chromosome 5, C.illinoinensisPawnee_v1, whole genome shotgun sequence genomic window, ACGGAGACTAGTTCTCCGATGGCCATACTACAAGCTCCAGCAACCAAGCCTGCTATCCCAGTGAGGACCATGGTCTTAGCATCCCTTTTGACGGCTCCAATTCCCATCATTAGAGATGCTGTGGAGAGCAACCCATCATTAGCGCCCAAGACGGCAGCTCTGAGCCACTGTGCTCTTTTCGCATAATCGAAAACCTTGATTTCCTGTTCTTCTGCATGTTCTTGGGTTTGTCCCAGCTCGACGTCGAAAGGCATGGCTTCCTTAACGGATGGTTCGTGATCGGGGTCTTGTCTGATTGCCATGGACGAAATGAAGCAAATTAAGAAAACTACCATAAACAAGGACTCGGACTACTCAGGAAATGGATCTGTTGGCTATGGCCTAGGGGGGAGTTCAGAGGATGGATTAATGGCTATGGGGGAGTGTGGAGAGCACACGCCCCAGGGATAACTATATACAGGAAGGAATTGTCGTAAACGTAATCGTACAGGTGGGATGTGGTGGAGGCCACTTGGTATAGGAAGTGGAGCCGTGTCTCGAATCTAACGTGTTCACACTTCAAAATCAAAGCTACAGCCTACACATCtcactcatttttattttttaaaatttgtttgttttattattttaaattagttgaaTTCTTGTGCTCATCCTCTgtataatacatattttataaaaaaaaattaaaaattaaaaaattatatattgtaaaaatgatgaataaaatttttctatttataaaaatgtatttacaaGTATATATGTACAGATATGGGCTTTATAAATTTCTCttataattaaagtaatttCACAATAATTAATGTcctttcatctcaatttatgaatattaaaataaataatattagatacagttataaaattgataaattttatatattggagattttaaatttatccttttatttaaaaaaaaatacatataacttATACACTTTTGGACTGTAAATATCAcacattatttattaataaaataaataaatataagacctatataaaaaattattttattattaatagatcccataattttttaaatataatatacaagaTACTCATACTCCAAAAGTGTACCTTATAACTCATCATAGAtaactctcttttttatttttttggaggaAAGGGGATTGTGAAGTTGATTCTATGTCTATAGATTAACGAAATGCTGGTAACACTAATGTTTGGAGGAAAATAAAAGCATAGAagtgttataattataaaaagatcttataaaaacaattctataaattaatatgattacatttgttatattatatctattttataataaaaataattttataatttaacaaatcaattaaatcacattaatttatatttatttttatgcctAAAACATTTCTAAAACaacacaaaaatataaaaattacataatactttttttaagtaaacaaAATGGCCAAGATCCTTAGTTCAGAAATTTTCGTATTAAACTTTAGTAAGCACTTCGATTTATAGGAAGAAATATTACTATAAAATGACAACGCCGTCGGTTAAATAGATAAGACGTTTCACTCGATCGTGACGGACCCTATATATAAATGACCAAATTAGTATATACTATCTTTTTCCTTACTTACCATGGGCATGCACGATTCCTTTCAAACTCTGTTGCGTGAAACCATTAAacatatctatatctatatctacACAATACTACATACAATCGTGAAATTATAAATGTCgcataatcgttttaaaaaagaataagatccacgattaaaaagttaatttttttcatatgagtcttatattaattcatttttcttaaaataactACACGTCACTTACACAattacgactgcaaatatcatctCTCTTATATCATACCTATAGTTATTGTATAAGCCGCCATCGCCAAGCTACAGAAAACTACAGTAATTTTTCCCGCTCTGTTTTTTGATTCGTGCTGATTGCGTAGTTACTCTTTtaacttttgttttctttcttcgtgtcttttatgtttatataaagatattttgaTCTTTAGTGCAGTTGGGTTCGTATACCTCCCGAGTTTTCTCTCTCAATTCATACCCATTCTCTATTCTATATCTCTACCTCGCGTCCCTTAATTTTTCTCTGTCTTGCTGAAACCCAAACCACCAAAACTGTGAGACCTAGCCCCAATGCCtgcaatttcttttattctcgGCTTCATATGCGTCCCGAGTTATCTCTCTCAACTCAGACCCATTCTCTATTCTTTCACTCTACCTTGTAACCCTCAACTTCTCTTTGTGTTGCTGAAACCTAAACTACCGAAACTGTGAAACCCAGCCCCAGATTTTGATTTGTTCAATCTGTGGGAATTTTGAAGTCTTTGGGCTTTTTGAGCTATTAATTTCTTTGGTTTCAGGTTGATAATGACAATGCCTTGGAGAAAACGACTACAACTGTGGTTGAGAATTCTAAGGAATCTTGTAGGCTTGCGACATTGGAAAATGCTTTGACCTTCGGTGACATCGTCAGCCCTGGGAAGAGCGAGGAGGCCCTTGTTGCGGCAACGATCGGTCAGGGTgtacatttctctctctctgtgaagattttttctctatttgtgtattttgaattgtgatttttattaaatattaaaaaatttagaattttgagaTTTGCTTTTGGTTTTGAAGGGGCTACGTCAGCTGTAATGGTGGATAAGCAGAAGGGTTTGTTCTCTTCGTGGAGTGTATACCAGAAGCGTAACAACCCGGCGACGACCTTCGACCTCGATACTGTGGTGAATGCTTCTATCACAGTCTGCTcaggttttctttttctttttctttttctttcttcttcttgtttttaagTGCTTATTAACTATATTGTGTAATTGAATTAGTTAGTAAAGCTTCAATTAAAGCATTTCTTTGGTTAGCTGCGTTTTTTGAGTATCGCGATCTTATATTTTCGACTCAATGATCGGATAAGGCAGCGCACTCTTACATATTTCAGGTTTCAAATGAATTGAAAATTCGGTTTAACTTTTTCTTTGTGTTAAGTGTTTCCATTATATGCTGCAGAATCGAAATGTTCCCATCAACACAAAGACCTTTGTGATTGGTTCAAGTAGAAACTGCTATTTTCCTTTGGACGATCAGAGTGTTAACAGGCATCTATAGAATCAAGCACACAACAGGTACATATACCTTGGGCTTTGGTTAGCAACAAACATTTGGTAGGATTAACACAAACTTCGTCATTTTTTCTTTGCTCACAGGCAAGCACATTTCTGTGCTTGTAACTTAGCTTGATGTGATTGTACTTGGGAATACttggttttgtgtttttggtGATAATTTCCTTAGAAACATGTACATGCGGTGTAATTAATTGTTTGTGGACATGATCAAGTGATGGGTTGCAGCTGTTCATGCTCCGATTGCAGCTGTGTTGAACTCAGGTGATGAGTTGGTATCTGGAGCAAACCATGCTTACGTATCCTTTTCTTTAGGTTTTGGGTGTTTACTTCAATTAGTTCTATGGTGTTGAATCTGGGTTAGAGCATGAGGAGAGCAATTTAATAAAtggatttagattttttttttctttgcatgtCATGGTTTTCTGCAgcgttgggtttatttttacacaaataTTTCCCTCTAAGACTCTCATTTCTtagtttcttttcattttaattttcaggatGTCTACAAATGTGACGCGAAGAAAACCCTCAGTCGATCTCCATTGCAATAGATCGCCATCACTAGTTGCATATATGGGCTAACCTAGAGAAATTATGTTAAGGAATGAAGTCGCCTTTGACTTCTGGTGGAGCTTGACTGGTACATATTCTATGTGttcaattgaaattaaaaatatgggCCTACTCTACAACAGAAACCGACATTTCAATGGAGCAGAGGCTGAAGAGAATGCACACgtcagttctctctctctcttctttttttatttttttattttttatttttttatgtttggtaAAAGACATCCTTGGTTATGCCCATTTACAAAATAATCGTAGAGCAACTTTATGTGGCATatagctttatttttcttttcaacgtGTGGCTTACAGGATGCTGAAATTGAAAGGAGAATTGAGGAAGAAACAAAAGTTGAAAAGCACATCCAGAAACTTCTATTACTTGGTACACATAACTTAGACAGTAACACTTGttactatttttttgtttgtatccACTAAAATCATCTACTTGTTAATTGAAgctcattaagaaaaaaaaaaaaaagatcccaTTTTAATGATCGAAGATAGCACAGGGCCTTGTACATGGTTCTTGTGGTGGTGCTTTGCAAAAACTAGACAGAGAATTAACAAATGTGATTTTTTCTACTATCAACTACCCTTTCCCAAAAAATTCTTCAATGAAGATACCAGTGACATACCACTCAAGTTTTGTGACTAAGAAGTAATTAATACCTCTCTGATGTTACTacttgtgattttgaaaattttaaattgtttatgtTTAAGGATAATCATGGATGTTGTAATGCACCTTAATCTATGCCTTTTAACATGCCATTGACCTTCAATCCCTAAGAATTACCTCAAGTGATAAGGGTCTTGGTCTTGGTAGTATGCTCCCTCCAAGTCTATAGTTTGAACAAATGAATACAAACAATTTCTTGGGGCCATGCCTCATCGGTGAAAATCCGATGATTTATCTGATCATTGTGATGGGGATGCCCTATACAAGTTTGGGGTTTGACTGAGTAAAAGACATGTTTTGTTTGAATGGTCTTCAAGATTCCTTGCCAttacccaaaaacaaaaaatccctTTGACCTTTATTCCTTCAGGATTTTGATGGCTGTCTAATGATGTTCCTCGCTCTTAATAATGGaaattatttacttatttctATTAGACTGGGGACCTCTGGCAACTGATAGAGCTGTAAAAAGTGGTGTTTTGACAAGAACgctaattatattaatgttgAATTATGAGTTAATATACTTTTGGATAcaggataaaaataaatgacaatgaaataatttataaagttTTCTCATCCTTGCTCTGATCAGACTTCCTTTTGTAGCTTTGCTGGTAATTGTGTAATGTATTTCGGGTGTGTTACAAATTGCTATGATGTGATTGAAGATTTTTATTGGTTTATCATATGTACCTCaattgttaattatttattgttctCCTTTCTTTACTCCTAGCACAAAAATGTCAGAGTTCAATTTTATTGCTTATATGCATAACCTAGAGAATTTATAATGCCCTAACCTAgagatttatttcatatatttttattgcatATTGGAGCTAATGTTGTGAATTTGGTCGTGAATATATATGGTGTTGAATCTGGGTTAGAGCATGGGGAGAGTGAGAGTTTCAGGTGTGAATCTGAGTGCCACTTTCAGATCCATTTTCTTCAATCTGTGGGTTGTGAATCTGAGTGTCACTTTCAGATCTATATTATTTGATGTTCGtttcattttttggaaaataatttttttgttagaaattttatagaatttgtttgTTCTTAaacattgtattttttttttttttttttgtacatatGGCTTTAAGATGAGTTTtgggaaattaaattttttccttattttataaAGGACCAGTTTTTCTCTTTAGTGGGATTCCTATATGCCTGTTAGTATCCTTTAATAGATTCTACAAGTTTGGCATATACACCCATCATTATATAAGTTACTTTACAAAAATGCTTTCAATCTAAAACATAGTTGTATAAATGGTTGTAAAAATGTCGTATGTCTATTATTTTCCTAACTTTCACATATCCAACCGTTGCCATAGGCTATTACCTTTAGTCCTGGATAAAATTTTGCATGTCTGCCTTTAGTTGGACAATCATCGATATAACTGGCACTTGTGAATGGTTCTACCAGTATTTGATTTTGTTCATCTCTCTTAAAGGCATGCTTGAGTATAATTGGTTTAATAGGTTTGAAGTAATGATAGCTACTCTAGCACTCCAAATATTTGATATTGTTATATCCATTAGCAATCATTTCTGAATGTTTTATAGCTATAATTCATTAAGAAATCAAGGGAAAATggttgaaaacttaaagaacacGAGAGAAAAGAACTTGTTGCTGTCTGTTACAGTTTTTGCCAGtctgtttcaattttttgttctattttggATTTCTGTTGCCTGTTGTTTGTGTGATTTTATGTGACTTCTTTCACTTGCAGCTTCCatggaagagaaaagaagaagaccATGAAGAGATGTGGAAGTTTGGACTCTCATTAGACTAGAAAAGAAGTGAGAGCAGCAAAGGAAATTGAGTGTTAACTAGACAAAAGACGTTGCTTTTGTGCAATTTTAAAGCAAAAAAAGAGTTACTTATAAGAGAAAGGAAACtgagtttataattttaattgttgagAAGTTTATGTGGTTTGTTCACTACAATTAGAACATTGTattccctcccccccccccccccccccccccccccccccttttggGATTAATGAACTTGGTATGTGTGTACTATTTAGCATATCATTCTTACACAGTGAGGGCTTTAAGCTCAAGGAAAATTATATTCTCTACATGATCTTTGCCAACATTCTTACAAAGTGTATTTAGCATATCATTCTTACAGGGTGTACTACTAATCATGTTTTCCTTTTCTGATCGGTGCAGACATGGAAATACTATTCTCCACTTGAACTATTGTTATCCAAaaaaatttaggatttttttccCGTGCATTAAATTTTGTATTAGGATCAACCtttcatgaaaaataataatttttttctaaaataaccAATTGACCCAACTAAGCAAACTTGCATTGCATTTAGCTCCTTTACTagtacaaatatatatacacatatatgttGCATGCTGCATGTACATATGTGGAGCtgctattagtattagtaaagCCTTGGCGCTATATATAACCTGCCCGAGGGCACGTGCCCTTCACACTACATACCGAGTATCACCAtcttaattggttttttttttcctttctaaaaTACCACTGTCCAAGCAACTTCACCATGTAATGTAATTCGATCTAGTCTCCCGCATTGCACATTTTCGAGCATTCCGGCCCACTCAGAAATCAAACAACATCATTGCTTTTGGATAAACATCAAATTGATTGGCCAGATCTAACACCCAGGATTCTATCTTTATTGACCATAACTCAAGGTCCCATGGTTCGAAATATGAATGTGCAAAGTGCTGTGGAAGGAAGCCAAACAGGCATTCCCGGTTCaccaaacaacaataaatgttCAGCAGCAgttattgcatttttaaagtaaaacaaaatcatctagAGATTACTTCACTTTATGGAAAAGCTTTGGCGCCACCTGCATTGCAAATGGGAAATTTTTTAGAAGATGCAGATCAATGTAAACGACTTCAGTCTCCTTGTAATTGGAGAATGCTACTTACACATTTGTCAACACATGACCAGTAATCAAAATATTGTCCAGTACAGTGCTTCTGCCCAGTTTCATCTCCTTGGATCCTCTTAACGCATGCCTGTAACAAGAGATTGATTACAACTGTGACTCACTTCCCTTCCCAACTAGTGATTTAGAAGCTTTTCACTCAGAGAACCTATCggatattttttgaataaatgcTTTCACATGAATATTACCTAGGTGAATACACACCCACCATACAAGCATGTTGACAAATGAGGGAGTTGTTGGTAAATCTAAAACATAAAGGAAGCAGGCAAGCCCCAAATAGGAGAAAATAACACCAGCTTGCTCATTcctgagattaaaaaaaaaaaatagttcttTTCTACTTTATACTTTCCGTTTGTCTTTCACCTATCACATCATTCAAACCAATATTATCCAGTTTCCACTCACCATCAGAGCACCCTGTTAGCAGAAGTTCCACTCATGACAAAAAGAAATACTACTGTCTTCACCCCCAAGTGTTCGTCTAATATACAATTTTCAAggtctcaaaatatttttccacTGTGAAGAGTCAACgaaca contains:
- the LOC122310802 gene encoding cytochrome b-c1 complex subunit 6-1, mitochondrial isoform X2, translating into MADDEPVDPKKYLEESCKPKCVKPLLEYQACVKRIQGDETGQKHCTGQYFDYWSCVDKCVAPKLFHKVK